The region AACTGTCACGCatcaattttagttttcaagAGAGAAATTACTACAAATTAGCACCTTATTTGACTTATTGTGCTAGCCAGGACTCAATTTCTTATCATTCGCTCCACGTAGTTGATTTTCAGATTAACCTCCACAGCTATAAACCATAACACGTCCATTAAGCAAGCAATACCCAGAATAGACCTCTCAAATGCAAATCATCAAGGAAAAAGTCAAATAAGAAGCAAGAACATGACAAAAATATAATCCTGATTACAAGATGTATTCAAGGCCCATTCGATTTGAGAGTGAAGAGCAATCCATCCACTGTAAAGAAAAACAGGTTCAGATTCAATTAGATTTCCCCGAATTCCCTCTGGTTTGGTCGGGCCACCAAGCCCAGGTCTTGCTACCAGCTTATGCACCTACTGGCCTTCGGCTAAGCCTAGCTTCCAGAAACAGCCCAGAGCCCAAATTGAGGTTGCCCCAGCCAGGTTTCGGCTTTTGGCATAGTGTGTGCCCAGACATTCCAAACCCACCACCAACACCGGCTCGCAATTCCAAGGACCTTAATATATTAAGCAGTCAAAACTATAGGTGCCGGGGTGACATTTTAAATTACAGGGACTATAATATATCTTATCGTTTGCTTCGAGACACTTCCAGATACTCGTTCCTACCTCTTGAGAATTATTTCTTGAACTTCTTTAGCTCGAAGTCGAATATATCCtttcaaattattaataatactgTTTAATTCATGTTCATTGAAAACTTATCCTTTcaaattatctaattattaattttaaaaaaaattaatcaaaatatatgtaAACCTGGCCgaacattcaaattaaaaaataaaaaaaaatactacttaATTGCAATTGAAATTCAGCGTGAATGTAATGAAACTATATTCTAGGATATGACAGAGAACTCTgttgaaaaaacaatacaataatgttgaaaagagagaagaaagaaacgaTCACAAAATGCAAGAAGAGTAGAAGGTGCGAAAGGATTAAAGTGTGTGTATCCGCACGAGGAAAGTCCAAGAACATGCaggcaatcaaaataaataaataaaaaagcccGCTCCTGGGCTTGGAAGAAAATCCAGGAAGGCCCACTCCCTCTTCTTTGATCCACCTCTAGTTAAAGAAAACCACCGTCTTCGGTCTTCCCCATCCTCGTTTCCCCTCTCTCTTTTCATACCTGCGTGAAGAGTAAAGTGTATATATTTTGTATCTGGGAGAATAGCAAGCAATGATAGGAGGAGGTAAAATCCGGCTGAATAGGTGGCAACAGGCGGCGGTTGCGGTTGGTTCCGCTGTGGGTGCGTTGTTAGATCCACGAAGGGCGGATTTGATAGCGGCGCTTGGAGAAACAACTGGAAAACCTGCTTTTGAAAGAGTTGTTGAGAGAATGAAAAAGAGCCCTGAAGGAAGAGTGAGTCTCCTTTTTTTCCCGCCcacatttcatttttattcaccATCTGTTTCCTTGGTAGTAGTAGTTTATAATtactcaattaaattattaatcagTAAAATCCTGAACACATTATTGTGCGATCCAATCTTGTTTAGTTGTGAATTATTCATGGCCGAAACTCTTTTTATGccaattaatacatatatattgtCAGGCAAACTGAATTTGACAGGATTCTGGGCTCTCCATTTATCATGAAGATCCAAgtgatttcttttaaaaagcttTTAGGGAAGCATGTCATGGGTGAAAAATGAATGTAGCTTTGCAAGTCTTATGggattaaatttcttttttatatcttcTTTTGTTATGACCGTGACTACTTTCAAATGGATGAACAGGCGGGCACCTAATGATCGAACTTTGTATTACATCATAAAGAACCCACCtcactccttttttttctttttcttttttattatcattttgaatGATAGGCAGTTCTCTTGGAGAGACCTCGTGTCATATCTGCTCAAGTGGGGCATGCATGGGATTTGCCAGCTAATACATTTGGTGCTGCCTATGCAAGATTCATGGGATCCAGGAACTTTTCCCCAGATGACCGTCCACCAGTGCGATTCATGGAAACGGAAGAGCTGGCATATGTTGCAATGCGAGCCCGTGAGGTGCATGATTTCTGGCACACCCTTTTTGGCCTGCCCACTAACTTAATCGGCGAGTCAGCGCTCAAGGTGATTGAATTCGAGCAAATGTACCTTCCAATGTGCCTGATGTCTGTTGTGGGAGGCACAGTTAGATTTACGGAGAAGCAGAGGAAATTGTTCTTCCAGCATTACTTCCCATGGGCCATTCGAGCTGGTATGCAGAGCACAGATCTCATGTGTGTGTATTATGAGAAGCACTTTCAAGAGGATTTGGAGGATGTCCGCAGAAAATGGGGTATAAATCCCGCTCCTGCTGCCCCGAACCAAAATGTGCCTTGACCCGCAGCATTTGCAGGTGCTTGGGTGGAGGGTTAATGCATCTTTCTTACAACCACCTCGCTGTGTAACAGTGTGTGTATGCGAGAAGATGTACAGAAGGAGGTTTTTTGGGATAATAAAACGAGATTCACAGCGAAAGGCTTCTCCAGTATCTTCGTCTTTCCCCCCAAAAACTCATAAAGGACATCTTTAAGCATTGTAGAACATGCACGCTTTCTTAGGCAAGTGAAAACCCAAAGAAATGCACCGTTTTCTTGACCAAATACAAATGCAACTTAATATTAGACCAGGGGGGTCTCATCAACTGAATTCATGGAACTcttctcccttttattttttaacaaaatctcACGGAATTCAAGATTTGGAGAGATGATTGGATTCTAACATGGATTGGTATTGTCTGATGTTAGTTATCGCATGTTCGGTCTTGTTTTTACAAGAATTTAGATTACTTATTGGCAACAGGCACTGCAAACCTGGGAGTGATATGTTCTGCTTCTGACAATTTGTTCTCATTGCCCACGAGCGGCAGTTGTCGTCCATTGCATCAAGAGAGGCCAATAATAGAGCCAACTGCTCTCAAGTTTTAATGTTCTTCTCaccttataattttattattccattgtcAATAAGGACACGCTTAAATTGAGATTCGTCCCACCAATGCTTTGCACGAACCATACCCCCTCGCAACACTTGGTATGATGCCTGGAGCTATCAGAGGAATACGTTGGCACTGTTCTAGTAAtccaaaagaaacaacaaaaaagaccaGTAAAGGAAGTGGGAgagagattataaaaaaaaaaacactggcTGGGGTATTAGAAACATACAGATGCCCAGGCATCTAAATCCCACGATCTTGATTGAATAGTTGAAACAACAAAGATAACACCTATATATTACACCATAGGATCCCACAAATTTGCATGGATTATATTGAAGATGAAAGCatggtttgattcaaactacaGGTTCACAAAGATTTGACAAACAGAACTCTCCATATGAAGGCATGATGGCATGTGTCAGTTGCTACCACCACCAAAGAGGTATCCCAAAGAAGATCCACCACCAGGAGCAGCATGGACCTTGGTTGAAGGTCGATCCTGAACCAAAGAAACAGATTTTAGGTTGTTAATAACAACTACAAGAAACAACCATTTTGTCTTTCATGAAATACAATTCAGTTATAAAGAAATTGAGCAAGTAGCTTAATTGGCTGTTTAAAGCAAATTCCAGAAATAGTTTTTAGAGCACCGTAGTTTATTTTAGTAATAGCAAATCATGTAGTTCAACTCCGCCTTCTTTCAACTTTCATAATGTACCCATTGAATCTAGTTCAAATGAAACCAGAAGAATACATGTAGCTAACATTGGTCAGAAACATGTAGATTGGAAATGCAGAATGCCAAGAGCATAATTGGAAGTAGTTCTTGCTCAGCTCCTATGTTACCTCACTCTAGGAATCCACACCCAACCTCGAAACAAATGGTTAACTGCCTCTATCCTACCCATCTAGCCGCTTCTGGGTCCCTATTTTACAGGGACGGCTTGTATGAGTATCTATTTCTCAAGCCTTGTACATTGTAAACCATGAACAATATCTAGTTACCCATTATACTATAACCCATGCATTTACACCGAGACAGAGACAGAGAAATGCTTTCATAAGCTTGGATATGCCTAGGGCTAAGAATAGGAGCCCTATCTTCAATCAATGCAGAGGTATTCTGACTGCCAGGGACATCTAAAGGAGGCATggaaaaccacaaaaaaatcaCCCAGCTGGAACATGACCCAGAAGTATTATTCATTCTTCTTGGGCGACAAAAATGCAGCTTGGTAGTTACAAGGACAATGGCATCCTTCCTCGAATATTTATGCCTCTGAGATAGTTCCTAATCATTCACAGGATATTGCCTACCCATTTCCAGAAGACAGATGAATCTTTTAGAGATCTCATCACAGAGAACAGTGGCATGTCATGAATCTGAGCAAGTTCTATCCACCCAAACCAGTATGGACAACTGATACAATTGGACCAAGAGCAAAGGTTTGGAGAATCATACCGTGATGAAGTTGCCAGTGTTCTGACCATCTGCCCTCAAATAGTTGTTTGTAGAAGTACTGTTGATACCAGCAGGAACCTGCTTATTGATATCTGCTGGCTGAGGAGCTGCAGCGGGTTTGGAAGGAGGCGGATTATTTGCAGGCAGGCTCTCGCTTGGAGCAGCTTGGGCATTGTTTGTGCCAGGTTTTGGAGCCTCTCCACTCCCAAACAGATAGCCCAATGAACTCTGCCCTCCACCAGCGCTAACTCCACGACCCATATCTAAACTTTACAGAAGGAAATTTAAACCCTGTTTCCCAAGcccaaaacaaaagcaaaacaccaaaatgaataaagaatgaaaataaaaaagaagataaattcTGGGAAATGGCATGTGTCacaataaggaaaaagaatgatAACAAAAGCATTATGAATAACCCACATCACCTACTCTGATCGCAGCCTGGTAACTTAAAACATCTAGAGACCCATTAACCAATTTCCAAATTGCCAGTTGAAATCAACAAGTTCACCATCACTCttttaaacaaacaaacaccatacttcaattatttatgcatTCCTGTTTATATACCCCCCCCCTCCTAATCCCTTCCTAGGTAGCTAGCTAACACTCACGTCATAACAAACGCGATTGCTTACCACACATAAATACACGATGAAACTAGAGTGCGcaagaaaacccaaaacaaaaaaaacaaacaagaattaTGCATATGCACACCTCACAAATCAACAACCAGACCCAAAACTTAAATGAAAGCAGAAATCACAAACAATTCAACACCAATGTGTAGTGATTTATATCAATCTAGATCCCCCAAAATTCGGGTTGAATAACACCACAGACCATAAAATCCTATCCAaaatttcgatttttttttttaaatacagtgATACGGAAGCCAGCTAAAACAAGAGAAATGCCTGAATCAAAAGCCAAGAAAAATAGCAGATCTTAACAAAACAACTCAATTATCAACCAATCAACAAgtgaattttcaaaattagagAAGAGAATAACATGGCATCAAAGTGAGAGTGGTTAAAAAGGAAAACTTGGCAGCATCGATTCTGTAAGTAAGTAAATCTGAGATCTAAAGAGTTAGGGTTTCGCGGAGATACCTTTGAACGATTTGGATCTGATCTGCGGAGAGAGAGATGAGCTGCAGCTCAGACAGTAATGTAACTGCTGAAAGAGTGAGGTGGAGAAAGCGATAGGAAAACGTTATATTTATAGACTCTGGATAAACGTTTCGATTTTTGAACTAATagacaaaatttaaatattgatagGCCCCTGTTtattactttttcttttctttatgtaaGTGgacgttttatttttaaaaaaacaaatgatgctCAGCTTTCTTATGATGTATAAGTTATTATTTAggtttgaataattttataaaagactttttttaaaaaaattgaatattataaCTAAAGTTAAAAGGTGGGGGGTGAAGAATGTTTCCTCGCATCCATCATTAcagtgttggttttttttttgatttttttttgttattgattttttttagtttaatccttacatgatatgtttattgaaatttagagtagataatttattttaattttttttatatgattataatattaaaaaatatcttagctTCATGTTGGTATCCAAAAATATCTTAGTATCACAGTATGGTCTGTTAAGACCCAAATTCATTAGGTCTGGCAGTAATGTCAAACCCAATAATAGTGTATATAAGTGCCCCGTAGAGCTCATAAGTGATGAGCTCAGCTGTAGCAGGGCTCACTGAAGTTTGGCCATGCCCCACTAGGACCAAGCAACGGTGGGCCCAGTTAAAACAGGACCCACTGAAATTGGACCCTGCTCCCTGAAACCCAGCAGCGATAGGCCCAAAGCAATGAGCATGACCCATTTATAATGAGTATTGTTGTCAGCAAGAATCAGCATTGGTTGACCCAAAGCTTCAAGCGATACCCACTAAAATTAGACTCTGCTGTCACCAGGACCTAGCAGTGGTGGGTCCTGTTGCCAACCCCATTTAACAATAGGATCTACCCgccgggtcaacccaaaacTAGGGCAACGTAATAAAAATCCGATagaatcctcttttttttctcctaccaagaaaccttttgttttatttttttcagttgattactaattcatttcaaaatttactatataaatactacaagaatattttattttttcaatgtgggatttgaaaccctttagtatgtATCATTTATGTtcacaggaaaaaaattatgtttttttaatgtgggataaaaaaaatttttgtttaaatacttcaacttagaagaataagataatatcttttcaatatgggataaaaaaatattttgaggtaatcttttaaacttaattgtttacaacatgtatagtttatatttgcactgataattttttgattttttatataaaatattaaaatatcaaatattttttttaatttctccgGTTTGACCTGAGTTAATTCGTGTAACTCAGGACCCGATCCCTTAGCCAAGTCAACCTCTAAGTCGGGTTTGATAACTTgtcatgaaatatattttttgatttattatatcttttgaactattaaaatacattaaaaaatttacataaataattttttataaaaaataaaaatatacacacCGCTCCTAACATAGCTAGTGCTCTGTATTACACATGGGGAACGCTTGCTGGCATGTGCATGCACATGTTCTTTAACAATTTCTTGGATGGTTAACTTGACCACGTATGGCATAAACGAACCATGCCAAATTCTCCATATCCGAACCAGCTGCTCCAATGTACATGTCTTCCCGCAGCCTTAATATAATGCGAATTTAGATACTTTTAGATATCCTTTGATGGAACTTGTGATATCTCGACTAGTATCTTATGCAGCGCCTGGGGCTTCGAAAAAAATGGTGCATGATCAGAGCCCTTAAGCTCGAAAACTTGTGTTGGTGGATTTGATTTTATCATAGACTCCTGTAGAGGAACATGCAGGGCACAATCTCCTCGAGTTTTAATGTAAAACCTTTGAATGGAGCCGTAGTTGTTGCTTGAAAGAAAGAGCTTCTCTACAACCGGTGCAAATGGGATTGGCCTCATCGATACTGATGCTAATGCTACATCCTGGTACACATAAAACCCTCATCGTTGAAATTCCAGTCGCTAAACCAGAGATGTAATTTTTTGGATATATAAGGAACTATACATACCTTGGTGGAACTCTGGTTGAACCACGAGTCTCTTAACAATGCTTTGTCAATGACAATAGCAGTCGGAGGGTTATCCTTTCCATTGGCATATATAAATGTCTGAGGTTGTCTTATCAGGTCACTGAAACCTGTCTGAGATAGGCATTGAATGATATAGTATTGTTAGTTCAAAAGTGAGCCAGTGTCATTAACTCATTGCACCGTTCCTAATGCACTTCATGACTTAATCTAGACTCTATTTTTGTTCTCTTAAAAATAGTACAGCTAGAAGGCACTCATGGTTCCTAGTTCTGGCAAGCAGCAATTGCCAGCGTATATTCTTTAATAGCTTCTACCAATATTGCACAATCTAATGCAACGCTACAATTTTTGGGGCTGGGTTAATAACCAACGTACATCAGAGGGTTTGGCCAGATAAATATCTACCAACTACTGCCTAACTTCATTCACTTGGAAGCAAGCAACTGGGCTATGTTTTTTGGTGAATCAATACCTGTGACCGCAGCAGTGATATATGGTCCGCATAGTCAAGGTTGTGATTGAATTACTATCAAGACATGAAGGTATATTCTTgcttaatatcaaaaaatgtaTCACAACACTAATTGTGAACAAACATCGTTTATAAGGAATCACTAAAGCACTGGTTCTCCATGGGTAGCAGCTGTATATCATATAATCTTGGGAAATAgattctttattatattttcatggcCAGATGAGGTTCAGGGAAAGACAGCAAGATGGAACAGCCAAAGgataagagaataaaaaaggaCCTGAGAGGTGCATATTACTTGGGAGGAAAACTCATAGGCCTCGAGAGTCAGAGAATGTGAAGGAGAGAACAATGCTGTCATGATTATTAATGGACCAGAATTGCTTAATTTGATCAGTTTAATGTCATCCTATAAGCCGTGCCTTTTCCAGTTGTTGTATAAAATAGAGGGTAAACCTGTTGAGAAAATATATCAAGGGCACTCTGCCCACTAGACAGCATTGTTGCAGCAATGAAAACAGCTTTAGCAATTTTAGATGGAAACAGCTCCATCACATATGAAATACAAGCACCCCCAAGATCATGACCCACCAAAATCACCTGCATTTTTAGACAGAAGAACTTAATTATAACAGTCTCTTAAATAAATCATCATTTAGTTAAAAGGGAGAGCTCAAACCTTCTCTCCTTCACCGAGCTTGTAAAAAATATCAGAAAGTGGCTTTACATATTCGGCAAGATTTCTAATGCCGTTTGTATCAGAATAATGGATGCCAGAGCCTGTTAAGTCCACTGCATCAGCTTTAAAGCCAGCTTCCTCTAGAAGGGCAATAGTTTTATACCAACACCATGCACCAAAACCACCTCCATGAACGAGAACAACACGGTTCGTTTCAAGATCCTACCAGATAAAAAACGAATAGTCAGTATAATTAGTAGAAAGTGTTATCGAGATTTTAAAGTCCAGGTCAACGGTAATCTTTTTGCTAAAATGGAAAAGTGTGGCAAGGGACTCAATTCTAACGAGGTGCTTTCATAAAAGTAACAGTAACTCTACATCCAATAGAAAATAACCCAGCCTGATATGAATTTGACCTGTTAAGATTGTATTCTTATAATGATACTTGAATTCAAAGGAAAAATATGGTAAAAAATGAAGAGATGCCTGGAAGTTTTAAATGGCGATCTAATTTGAATATTAAACCCATGATTTTTAGTAGAGAAGCTGAGAAGGTCGTCCAAGCTACTGGCAGGGGCAGGTCCATGTGGGAAACAAGACTTGGCGAACCCAATTAACCAGTACTATTCGTAGAACGTATGGAGTTGAAGCACAAAAGAATGTTCGACGAGGGGCCTATTACCATTCAAAGTCATGTTAATTTGTCGTTATAAAGCTCATGTACAGGAActatattcataagaaaaatctACTGGAActactgataaaaaaattgaattttaaccACCAATGCTAATTAGTCCGGCAGTACTTTCCCTTTAAGTTGTTGCCTCTTCAAACTTCCAAGGACCAAGAACATCATTAGCATGGTTTCATGATCATGCACATAAGTAGTTTAATCATTAATTGGAGATCAAATGGAAAATATATGAAAGGAGAATTTGAAACTCATTATATGTTCatgtatcaaatattttttaccattaatttaaaagaagaagaagaagataacaGCAACCTGGTTAACTAGCTGGTCAGGCCTTTTTAACAGAGAGTCGGAATGAGACCGTGGCCTGGAACTTGAACTCCTTGTAAGACCATGCTTCTTTGAACCTGAAGAAGGATGTACTACAGATTGGGATCTAGGAAATGGAAGAGAATTACCATTATTTCTTTGATGATGGTTAAAGAGCAAAGCTGCAGCAAGAGCTTGCTCATCAAGCTGGCCATCAAAGCTCACtgccttcttctttttattctctgaAGAAGAGAGTGAAGACAGGAGGCCAGCTCTTCCTTTGAAAGAGGCTAGCAAAGGTGGAAGGTTTAACTCATGTTTAGAGGTTTTTTCTCTCACCCCTTCCGTTGAGATGCATCCTAATGCATTTCCCATTCCTCCCTATttcaccttcttctttttctttctcttttttgcgTGGATGAGTTACTCGCACATATATACAAACACAACAGGCACACCCATGCGTGTAGGATAATTGCTGCACACAACGTTTTATGTCATAGTTGAGCTCACGTTGCTCCTTACTGTGAAGGGTGTTCCATTGTTAGAGAAGGGGCCGGTGACCAGAACAACTTTTagtatataatgaaaaaactaaCTGAAAGAAATGACATTGACAATTTGATCCTTCCTTAGATATATCTAGAGAGGAGACCTTaccctttgaatttttttttaaaaaaatatgtttagtgataggaatgaattttaaaacacatgactttgtttttatatatacaaagaGACTGCAAACAAGAATTTTGGCCAAGACTGGAGAGGTGTGTCATTGTAAATCATTGTCCAACAAAAACACCAAGAAAGATTAtttattgaaggaaaaaagaaacggCAAGAATAAGATCATTTTGAACTTTTTACCAGCTACCTTGCTGGTTGAATAACACCATTTAGGCTGTATGAATACTTCCCAGAAATTCACAAACGAGAGTGGTTTTCACGTCCAGTGCCGGAGATTTCACGAACAGGGTTTGCCAACTAGAGGCTCCTTGTGTAAAGACTATGTGGTGCTGAGAAACTAAAATACGATGAGCAATTCAATCAATTGCCTAGAATTTCCAAACTATTTGCAGATCCATGGATAAATTAtcatttatgaaaagaaaagttgtttCGTTTAAGATACAAGGCCACCAGGGTGGCCTTTTGAGTTGTGAGCGCCAGTATACAGTGGCCATTTGGTGATATATTTGGCTTCATTAAATAATACAAAGAATAACTAAACCTTTACTTTCTGACTTGCTTGGGGATCAAAACTGCACTCCTCATGGCCGCCAACGCCTCTCCCCGGCCCACATTTAGATGAAAAACCAGCCACAAATTTAGCCACGTCTGTTTAGATGCTGTTTCCAACAGTCAGGCTTTCACATATGAATCCATAAGTTAATAAAGGACGACTGAAGCAGCAACTTTCCCAAATGTTCACCATCAAGAACTGACAACCACCTCTTCGAAGAGATCCTTGCTGAAAGAGAAAAGCCAGAACATTGCAGATGGAAACTAACGGGACATGCATGGTGTAGAAGCCCTCCAAAATTCAAGTCATCTGGTC is a window of Populus nigra chromosome 10, ddPopNigr1.1, whole genome shotgun sequence DNA encoding:
- the LOC133705474 gene encoding ubiquinone biosynthesis protein COQ4 homolog, mitochondrial-like, translated to MIGGGKIRLNRWQQAAVAVGSAVGALLDPRRADLIAALGETTGKPAFERVVERMKKSPEGRAVLLERPRVISAQVGHAWDLPANTFGAAYARFMGSRNFSPDDRPPVRFMETEELAYVAMRAREVHDFWHTLFGLPTNLIGESALKVIEFEQMYLPMCLMSVVGGTVRFTEKQRKLFFQHYFPWAIRAGMQSTDLMCVYYEKHFQEDLEDVRRKWGINPAPAAPNQNVP
- the LOC133705475 gene encoding protein SPIRAL1-like 1 → MGRGVSAGGGQSSLGYLFGSGEAPKPGTNNAQAAPSESLPANNPPPSKPAAAPQPADINKQVPAGINSTSTNNYLRADGQNTGNFITDRPSTKVHAAPGGGSSLGYLFGGGSN
- the LOC133705290 gene encoding putative methylesterase 11, chloroplastic — protein: MGNALGCISTEGVREKTSKHELNLPPLLASFKGRAGLLSSLSSSENKKKKAVSFDGQLDEQALAAALLFNHHQRNNGNSLPFPRSQSVVHPSSGSKKHGLTRSSSSRPRSHSDSLLKRPDQLVNQDLETNRVVLVHGGGFGAWCWYKTIALLEEAGFKADAVDLTGSGIHYSDTNGIRNLAEYVKPLSDIFYKLGEGEKVILVGHDLGGACISYVMELFPSKIAKAVFIAATMLSSGQSALDIFSQQVYPLFYTTTGKVSQTGFSDLIRQPQTFIYANGKDNPPTAIVIDKALLRDSWFNQSSTKDVALASVSMRPIPFAPVVEKLFLSSNNYGSIQRFYIKTRGDCALHVPLQESMIKSNPPTQVFELKGSDHAPFFSKPQALHKILVEISQVPSKDI